The following are encoded in a window of Castanea sativa cultivar Marrone di Chiusa Pesio chromosome 5, ASM4071231v1 genomic DNA:
- the LOC142634975 gene encoding uncharacterized protein LOC142634975, whose protein sequence is MFNKIDDDFDEVAIKTLKVGLPIEHDLRKSLTMKPVRSVRQLMNHIDKYKRVEEDQQQSKGKAKAKQILEKIRHESYFKWPNKMARDPMKRNQNLHCHYHQKRCHTTENCTTLWNHLEQLVREGRLKQFLYRPNGQGDHSGSVNQGNNALRPPLGTINVIFTALGRTGSCPTRVMSVSRTLANEYHSELKKD, encoded by the exons ATGTTTAATAAAATCGATGacgattttgatgaggtggcgattaAAACTTTGAAGGTGGGCCTTCCAATTGAGcacgacttaaggaaatctctgactaTGAAGcctgtacggagtgtacgtcagCTTATGAATCATATTGATAAGTACAaacgggttgaggaagatcaacagcaaaGTAAGGGGAAGGCGAAGGCGAAG CAAATATTGGAGAAGATCCGTCATGAATCATATTTTAAGTGGCCCAACAAAATGGCAAGGGACCCCATGAAGCGTAATCAGAACCTTCATTGTCATTATCATCAAAAGAGATGTCATACCACTGAGAATTGTACGAcattgtggaatcatttggaacaattaGTTAGGGAGGGAAGGTTGAAGCAATTCTTATATCGGCCTAATGGGCAGGGAGATCATTCAGGCTCGGTAAATCAGGGCAATAATGCTTTAAGGCCTCCTTTAGGTACGATCAACGTTATTTTTACTGCTCTAGGAAGGACAGGTTCTTGccctactagggtgatgtcaGTGTCACGAACTCTTGCCAATGAGTATCATTCTGAGCTGAAAAAGGATTAA
- the LOC142634974 gene encoding uncharacterized protein LOC142634974 codes for MSSFKSNCFGNYPMNRVPTTTSITSTASRIEGFLKNLKAPYLKKFSANAMASSRKWARIISLIASWIYFLLIIFQIPLFRIPCRSGICRTPIQVTCSQLIASELLPTIVVKALLYPGAIANALFKNKTIPSYNNLLELYNLTNMKAALATSDLHRIELLAGSYLSVAGAILGLIKPRRLSLFGTLLIQWGLVGEAITRKSADRYRMEAIYIYPTMLIALVFAFLSIRKDVRKIVRSYKDKRHANYSCSHLKAKKIPVAVSNYTLFSWR; via the exons atgtcaaGTTTCAAGTCCAATTGTTTCGGAAATTACCCCATGAACCGTGTACCAACAACAACTTCCATCACTTCTACGGCTTCCCGCATTGAGGGGtttctcaaaaatttaaaagctcCATATCTCAAAAAGTTTTCTGCAAATGCAATGGCGTCTTCGAGGAAATGGGCTCGTATCATATCTCTTATTGCTTCTTGGATATATTTCCTTTTGATTATCTTTCAAATTCCACTCTTCAG GATCCCATGTAGAAGTGGAATATGTAGGACACCTATACAAGTGACATGTTCACAATTGATTGCAAGTGAACTCCTTCCTACAATTGTGGTGAAGGCTCTACTATATCCAGGGGCAATTGCAAATGCTTTGTTTAAGAACAAAACCATCCCAAGTTATAACAACTTGCTCGAGTTATATAATTTGACGAATATGAAGGCAGCTCTTGCGACATCTGATCTCCATCGCATAGAG CTTCTTGCAGGGAGTTACCTATCGGTTGCAGGAGCAATTTTAGGTCTCATAAAACCACGAAGGTTGAGCCTCTTCGGAACACTTCTTATTCAATGGGGCCTTGTTGGGGAAGCCATCACGAGAAAATCTGCTGACAGATATCGCATGGAAGCCATTTATATCTACCCAACAATGTTGATAGCTTTGGTTTTTGCCTTCTTGTCTATAAGAAAGGATGTTAGAAAGATAGTTCGAAGCTACAAAGATAAGAGACATGCAAATTATTCATGCAGCCATTTAAAAGCCAAAAAG ATTCCTGTTGCTGTTTCCAATTACACACTTTTCTCATGGAggtaa